In Necator americanus strain Aroian chromosome IV, whole genome shotgun sequence, the following proteins share a genomic window:
- a CDS encoding hypothetical protein (NECATOR_CHRIV.G14330.T2) codes for MEKSLLIPEGTLGKRGLQESRRLPKEKIFTYNARTLASDAAIGDGVRVRVNMNMAINMRRKAAKFTKQTPRTTIHWELFASTFGFWENTVVDNIDDEHEQAYTSEWSSKSRREPRTHVRGREALQRDDKRRAQRRRRTQVLAEAAEAGKSIRYARRDFAIRLTAYTISHLIEISREYKVPLRLTSIDLKKAFDTVETEAAMEALENQGVPTPYIKKGLRQTDTISPKIFGATLENAMQGLEWNNMGVESDGTHKWLLHHLQFADDIIFTASSISQAELMLPEFDETCKKIGLQLDLDKKMLLRKGWVSDAPFTLNGTNISECFSYVYLGRETKMMNYLTSELSRWKRAA; via the exons atggaaaagagtctcctgattccggagggaACGCTAGGAAAGAGGGGGCTGCAGGAGTCACGTAGGCTACCGAAAGAGAAAATCTTTACTTATAACGCCCGTACGCTTGCATCAGATGCGGCCATTGGAGATGGAGTTCGTGTCCGCGTCAACATGAACATGGCAATAAACATG AGGAGaaaagccgcgaagttcacAAAGCAAACTCCCAGAACCACCATCCACTGGGAGCTCTTCGCTTCGACTTTCGGCTTTTGGGAAAATACCGTCGtagacaacatcgacgacgaacATGAACA AGCTTATACGTCAGAGTGGAGCAGCaagagccgcagggaaccaagaactcacgtccgaggtcgcgaggctttgcagagagacgataaaagaagagctcaaagaagaagaagaacacaagtgctggctgaagctgcagaggcggggaaaagcattcgctatgcccgtcgagacttcgcca TACGACTGACCGCGTACACAATTTCACACCTCATAGAaatatcgcgagagtacaaggtGCCGTTGCGTCTCACTTCCatcgatttgaaaaaagcatTTGATACAGTTGAGACCGAAGCGGCCATGGAGGCCTTGGaaaaccaaggcgtccctactccatacataaag aaaGGGCTCCGTCAGactgacacaatttcacccaaaattttcggtgccactctcgagaacgcgatgcaAGGATTGGAATGGAATAACATGGGAGTGGAAAGTGACGGCACGCACAAGTGGCTTTTACACCATCTTCaattcgctgatgacatcattTTTACAGCATCAAGCATCAGTCAAGCGGAACTGATGCTACCCGAATTcgatgaaacgtgtaaaaagatcggtcttcagctggaCCTAGACAAGAAGATGTTATTGAGAAAAGGATGGGTTTCTGacgccccattcacgctcaacggcaCGAATATATCTGAATGCttcagctatgtatatctaggtcgggaaacCAAAATGATGAACTATCTGACTTCTGAGTTGAGCAGatggaaacgagcggcttag